GATACTCAAAAATATAAAGCTGCGCGAATTAATTCAGTAAAGTTGAACGTATCTTGTGATATCCATGATTGAAGAAAGCACACTTTTATCGATAAGGGCTGCGGAAAAAAAGGCGGTCGAAATGCGCGTAGAAGCCGAAAAAAGCAGCCAGAAAGCGATTGAGGCTGCACAGAAAAAGGCGATGGAAATCATTTCATCTTCTGAAATCGAGATTGAGCGAAAGAATTCAGCCTCTTTGAAAAAGTTCTCCGACGACTTGAAAAAGCGCAAGGAAGAAGTAACTTCCAAAGGCGCCGCAGAAAGCGAGAAACTAAACTTTGCAGGTGAGAAAAAACTGCCGAAAGCAGTTGATTTTTTGCTCGCAGAATTCCGGAAAGAAATTGAAAAGTAATCTTTCTTCTAATTGAATATATGTGATTTGATGCTTAAGCCGAAAAAAATGTGCAGACTTTCCGTAGTCGGTTCAAAATCAGTAATGAAGGAATCGATAAATATTCTTCATAGCATGGCGCTTCTACATATTGATGAATTCGGGGGGTTTGCGGTTGCAGATGGCGAGAATGCTATTGAAATTGGCGCGCCAATGCTAGAATCAGAATCTGTTTCAGCATCGCTTATCAAAGTCCGCTCGATGGTCTCCCATCTTCCGAAAATTTCGGAAAAGCGCACAAAAAATCTTCCGGCAGCTGCAGGGAAAATAGACCCAAAGACTCTTAAGCGGTTGGACTCAGAAATAAAGGTGTGTATAGATGCGCTTAAGTCTGTTGAAGATGAAAAAAGCAGAATCAATGCGAGACTTGTTGAATTGAAGCCGTTTGCGGCATCAACACTTAAGCTTGAAAGTTTTGGCGAATATAATTCTCTTGCCGTTTTTGTCGGATATATTTCCGGAAAAAAAGCTTCGGTTATTGATGAATTGAAAAGCGCATCACAGAAAAAATTCCCGAAAAGCAGCATTATTTTATGGAATTCTGACGGAAAGAACGTTGCCGCATTCTTTGTGAATTCGGAAAAAAAGGATGACGCGCGTGACTTTCTTTCAGGATACGGATACTCCGAGATAAATACCGCGCCGCTAAAAGGGCTGCACGGGCATTCATCAGATATTGTCCGCGAATTAGAGCAGAGCAAAAAAAAGCTTGAAGACAAAAGAGCGAAAATAAATTCAGAACTGGCAAAAATCAGCGAAAGCTGGCTGTTTTTGGCGGAAAAAAAAGAATCTGAGCTTGTCTCGGAGTCTGAAAAAGCCCAAGCTCCGCTGAAATTTGCCACAACAAAAAATGCTTTCATTGTCGAGGGGTGGATCCCTGAAGAAAAGTGTACTGAAGCTAAAAACCGGCTTGTCGCGGCGACAAAAAACCGCGTCCATATTGAAGAGTCAAAACACGTGCATGACGCCCCTATTTTACTTGACAATCCTAAGCCCGTACAGCCATTTGAGTTTTTCATGAACCTTTACGCGCTTCCAAAATATCTTGAAGTAGATCCCACGTCTTTTATGTTTCTCACATTTCCGCTATTTTTTGGCATGATGCTTGGCGATATCGGCTACGGCATTGTTTG
This window of the Nanoarchaeota archaeon genome carries:
- a CDS encoding V-type ATP synthase subunit I, giving the protein MLKPKKMCRLSVVGSKSVMKESINILHSMALLHIDEFGGFAVADGENAIEIGAPMLESESVSASLIKVRSMVSHLPKISEKRTKNLPAAAGKIDPKTLKRLDSEIKVCIDALKSVEDEKSRINARLVELKPFAASTLKLESFGEYNSLAVFVGYISGKKASVIDELKSASQKKFPKSSIILWNSDGKNVAAFFVNSEKKDDARDFLSGYGYSEINTAPLKGLHGHSSDIVRELEQSKKKLEDKRAKINSELAKISESWLFLAEKKESELVSESEKAQAPLKFATTKNAFIVEGWIPEEKCTEAKNRLVAATKNRVHIEESKHVHDAPILLDNPKPVQPFEFFMNLYALPKYLEVDPTSFMFLTFPLFFGMMLGDIGYGIVCLALFMFLKSKFKTGEMKALLNIMIISAISSTAFGFVFGEFFGEEEVAGYALPHLISRIHSVNEMMLITAAMGVIHINIGFIVGFFNKLQHGFVHAFLEKGSWIVLEIGIAIIVASSLGYVSVSASIGYALAIIAIIMLFKGEGIKGIIEIPALLSNSLSYARIMAVGLASASLALVVNEFAFEMFHAGGFMTVLGVFVLLVGHAINIALGILGPFLHSLRLHYVEFFTKFFEGGGKRYRPFGEK